The Pyrus communis chromosome 2, drPyrComm1.1, whole genome shotgun sequence genome includes a window with the following:
- the LOC137727074 gene encoding polyphenol oxidase latent form, chloroplastic-like — protein sequence MASSPLPPTSTMAALHSTTTTTLFRSPLFPNKSQTPLQRKPKQCLAGRVRCEATKGDNDNLDQGLARLDRRNMLIGLGAGGLYGAAGNPFAFAAPISAPDLTTCGPADKPDGSTIDCCPPTTTTIIDFKLPDKGPLRTRPAAQDVAKDPAYLAKYKKAVELMRALPDDDPRSHAQQAMVHCSYCDGGYPQVGYSDLEIQVHYCWLFFPFHRWYLYFYEKILGELIGDPTFALPFWNWDAPAGMYIPEIFTDTSSSLYDQYRNAAHQPPKLLDLNYSGTDDDVDDPTRIKENLTTMYQQMVSKATSHRLFYGEPYSAGDDPSPGAGNIESIPHNNIHFWTGDPTQTNGEDMGAFYSSGRDPLFYSHHSNVDRMWSIYKDKLGGTDIEKTDWLDTEFLFYDEKKNLVRVKVRDSLDTKKLGYVYDQKVPIPWLKYKPTARKSTNKRKASVSSSDLTTTFPAVLSDTISVEVTRPSVTKRTAAQKKAQDEVLVITGIEFAGNETVKFDVYVNDDADSLAGKDKSEFAGSFVHVPHKHKKNIKTNLRLSITSLLEELAAETDSSLVVTLVPKVGKGPITIGGFSIELINTT from the coding sequence ATGGCTTCATCTCCCTTACCACCAACTTCTACAATGGCCGCCCTGcactccaccaccacaaccaccctCTTCCGCTCTCCTTTATTCCCAAACAAGTCCCAGACTCCACTGCAACGAAAACCCAAACAATGCCTTGCGGGCAGAGTGCGCTGCGAAGCAACAAAAGGTGACAACGATAACCTAGACCAGGGCCTAGCAAGACTCGACAGGAGGAACATGCTGATCGGTTTAGGCGCCGGGGGTCTCTACGGTGCGGCAGGAAACCCATTTGCTTTTGCCGCACCAATATCCGCCCCAGACCTGACCACGTGTGGCCCTGCCGACAAGCCAGACGGGTCCACCATCGATTGTTGCCCACCTACCACCACGACCATCATCGACTTCAAACTCCCCGACAAAGGCCCACTCCGCACTAGGCCCGCTGCTCAGGACGTTGCAAAAGACCCTGCATACTTGGCCAAATACAAAAAGGCCGTCGAGCTGATGCGGGCACTTCCAGACGACGACCCGCGCAGTCACGCCCAACAGGCCATGGTACACTGCTCCTACTGCGACGGTGGATACCCACAAGTCGGATATTCGGATTTGGAGATCCAAGTTCACTACTGTTGGCTCTTCTTCCCGTTCCATCGTTGGTACCTCTACTTCTACGAGAAAATCTTGGGCGAGCTTATTGGGGACCCAACCTTCGCCCTCCCCTTCTGGAACTGGGACGCGCCAGCTGGCATGTACATTCCTGAGATTTTCACCGACACGTCATCATCCCTCTACGACCAGTACAGAAATGCAGCGCATCAGCCCCCGAAGCTCCTGGACTTGAATTACAGCGGGACCGACGATGACGTCGACGACCCCACACGAATCAAAGAGAACTTAACAACGATGTACCAGCAGATGGTGTCGAAGGCCACCTCTCACAGACTCTTCTACGGAGAGCCCTACAGCGCAGGGGACGACCCAAGCCCTGGCGCCGGAAACATTGAGAGCATTCCCCATAACAATATTCACTTTTGGACTGGCGACCCAACCCAGACAAACGGGGAGGACATGGGGGCCTTTTACTCTTCGGGGAGGGATCCGCTGTTTTACTCCCACCATTCCAACGTGGACCGCATGTGGtctatatataaagataagTTGGGCGGTACGGACATAGAAAAGACCGACTGGCTGGACACGGAGTTCTTGTTCTACGACGAGAAAAAGAATCTCGTGCGCGTCAAGGTTCGGGACTCGCTCGACACGAAAAAACTGGGGTACGTGTACGACCAGAAAGTCCCGATCCCGTGGCTGAAGTATAAGCCGACGGCTCGTAAGTCGACGAATAAGAGAAAGGCATCGGTTTCATCTTCTGATCTTACTACGACGTTCCCTGCTGTACTGTCGGATACAATCAGCGTCGAGGTGACGAGGCCGTCTGTGACGAAGCGGACAGCTGCCCAGAAGAAGGCGCAGGACGAGGTGCTGGTGATTACGGGGATTGAGTTTGCCGGGAATGAGACTGTGAAGTTCGACGTGTATGTGAACGATGACGCGGACTCGCTGGCCGGGAAAGACAAGTCGGAGTTTGCTGGGAGTTTTGTTCACGTGCCGCATAagcataagaaaaatattaagacGAACCTGCGGCTGAGCATTACGAGCTTGTTGGAGGAGTTGGCTGCGGAGACGGACAGCAGTTTGGTGGTGACTTTGGTACCGAAAGTTGGGAAGGGGCCAATCACCATCGGTGGGTTTAGCATTGAGCTCATTAATACTacctaa